A genome region from Manis javanica isolate MJ-LG chromosome 3, MJ_LKY, whole genome shotgun sequence includes the following:
- the CNBP gene encoding CCHC-type zinc finger nucleic acid binding protein isoform X3 — translation MSSNECFKCGRSGHWARECPTGGGRGRGMRSRGRGFQFVSSSLPDICYRCGESGHLAKDCDLQEDEACYNCGRGGHIAKDCKEPKREREQCCYNCGKPGHLARDCDHADEQKCYSCGEFGHIQKDCTKVKCYRCGETGHVAINCSKTSEVNCYRCGESGHLARECTIEATA, via the exons ATGAGCAGCAATGAGTGCTTCAAGTGTGGACGATCTGGCCACTGGGCCCGGGAATGCCCTACTGGTGGAGGCCGTGGTCGTGGGATGAGAAGCCGTGGCAGAG GTTTCCAGTTTGTTTCCTCGTCTCTTCCAGACATCTGTTACCGCTGTGGTGAGTCTGGTCATCTTGCCAAGGATTGTGATCTTCAGGAGGATG AAGCCTGCTATAACTGCGGTAGAGGTGGCCACATTGCCAAGGACTGCAAGGAGCCCAAGAGAGAGCGAGAGCAGTGCTGCTACAACTGTGGCAAACCAGGCCATCTGGCTCGTGACTGTGACCATGCGGATGAGCAGAAGTGCTATTCTTGTGGAGAATTTGGACATATTCAAAAAGATTGCACCAAAGTGAAGTGCTATAG GTGTGGTGAAACTGGCCACGTAGCCATCAACTGCAGCAAGACGAGTGAAGTCAACTGTTACCGCTGTGGCGAGTCAGGGCACCTTGCACGGGAATGCACGATTGAAGCCACagcttaa
- the CNBP gene encoding CCHC-type zinc finger nucleic acid binding protein isoform X2 produces the protein MSSNECFKCGRSGHWARECPTGGGRGRGMRSRGRGGFTSDRGFQFVSSSLPDICYRCGESGHLAKDCDLQEDACYNCGRGGHIAKDCKEPKREREQCCYNCGKPGHLARDCDHADEQKCYSCGEFGHIQKDCTKVKCYRCGETGHVAINCSKTSEVNCYRCGESGHLARECTIEATA, from the exons ATGAGCAGCAATGAGTGCTTCAAGTGTGGACGATCTGGCCACTGGGCCCGGGAATGCCCTACTGGTGGAGGCCGTGGTCGTGGGATGAGAAGCCGTGGCAGAGGTGGTTTTACCTCGGATAGAG GTTTCCAGTTTGTTTCCTCGTCTCTTCCAGACATCTGTTACCGCTGTGGTGAGTCTGGTCATCTTGCCAAGGATTGTGATCTTCAGGAGGATG CCTGCTATAACTGCGGTAGAGGTGGCCACATTGCCAAGGACTGCAAGGAGCCCAAGAGAGAGCGAGAGCAGTGCTGCTACAACTGTGGCAAACCAGGCCATCTGGCTCGTGACTGTGACCATGCGGATGAGCAGAAGTGCTATTCTTGTGGAGAATTTGGACATATTCAAAAAGATTGCACCAAAGTGAAGTGCTATAG GTGTGGTGAAACTGGCCACGTAGCCATCAACTGCAGCAAGACGAGTGAAGTCAACTGTTACCGCTGTGGCGAGTCAGGGCACCTTGCACGGGAATGCACGATTGAAGCCACagcttaa
- the CNBP gene encoding CCHC-type zinc finger nucleic acid binding protein isoform X1 translates to MSSNECFKCGRSGHWARECPTGGGRGRGMRSRGRGGFTSDRGFQFVSSSLPDICYRCGESGHLAKDCDLQEDEACYNCGRGGHIAKDCKEPKREREQCCYNCGKPGHLARDCDHADEQKCYSCGEFGHIQKDCTKVKCYRCGETGHVAINCSKTSEVNCYRCGESGHLARECTIEATA, encoded by the exons ATGAGCAGCAATGAGTGCTTCAAGTGTGGACGATCTGGCCACTGGGCCCGGGAATGCCCTACTGGTGGAGGCCGTGGTCGTGGGATGAGAAGCCGTGGCAGAGGTGGTTTTACCTCGGATAGAG GTTTCCAGTTTGTTTCCTCGTCTCTTCCAGACATCTGTTACCGCTGTGGTGAGTCTGGTCATCTTGCCAAGGATTGTGATCTTCAGGAGGATG AAGCCTGCTATAACTGCGGTAGAGGTGGCCACATTGCCAAGGACTGCAAGGAGCCCAAGAGAGAGCGAGAGCAGTGCTGCTACAACTGTGGCAAACCAGGCCATCTGGCTCGTGACTGTGACCATGCGGATGAGCAGAAGTGCTATTCTTGTGGAGAATTTGGACATATTCAAAAAGATTGCACCAAAGTGAAGTGCTATAG GTGTGGTGAAACTGGCCACGTAGCCATCAACTGCAGCAAGACGAGTGAAGTCAACTGTTACCGCTGTGGCGAGTCAGGGCACCTTGCACGGGAATGCACGATTGAAGCCACagcttaa
- the CNBP gene encoding CCHC-type zinc finger nucleic acid binding protein isoform X4 has translation MSSNECFKCGRSGHWARECPTGGGRGRGMRSRGRGFQFVSSSLPDICYRCGESGHLAKDCDLQEDACYNCGRGGHIAKDCKEPKREREQCCYNCGKPGHLARDCDHADEQKCYSCGEFGHIQKDCTKVKCYRCGETGHVAINCSKTSEVNCYRCGESGHLARECTIEATA, from the exons ATGAGCAGCAATGAGTGCTTCAAGTGTGGACGATCTGGCCACTGGGCCCGGGAATGCCCTACTGGTGGAGGCCGTGGTCGTGGGATGAGAAGCCGTGGCAGAG GTTTCCAGTTTGTTTCCTCGTCTCTTCCAGACATCTGTTACCGCTGTGGTGAGTCTGGTCATCTTGCCAAGGATTGTGATCTTCAGGAGGATG CCTGCTATAACTGCGGTAGAGGTGGCCACATTGCCAAGGACTGCAAGGAGCCCAAGAGAGAGCGAGAGCAGTGCTGCTACAACTGTGGCAAACCAGGCCATCTGGCTCGTGACTGTGACCATGCGGATGAGCAGAAGTGCTATTCTTGTGGAGAATTTGGACATATTCAAAAAGATTGCACCAAAGTGAAGTGCTATAG GTGTGGTGAAACTGGCCACGTAGCCATCAACTGCAGCAAGACGAGTGAAGTCAACTGTTACCGCTGTGGCGAGTCAGGGCACCTTGCACGGGAATGCACGATTGAAGCCACagcttaa